A part of Clostridium novyi genomic DNA contains:
- a CDS encoding ComEC/Rec2 family competence protein, whose protein sequence is MERPLIYYALSIYIACISLMILENSVIMAMILVILFFSILFFTIDIKSFILIIGFFLVGCLSFYTYFNVTLDNNKNFVRIIQNKRGGYIGNYKGRKLVLLGKMKNVKEGNRLLVSGNFICKKDYSKGIIGEYKVYDYKIIKADFIENLYIFRDKLYKKYNKILGVKKSSIIMACCYGDTKYLSINTKDEINKLGISHIISVSGLHIALVYKILERILGIKIALIMSFVYMMFTGAKAATIRAYIMIIVLKFSKVVYKNYDSLSSLSLAAIILLIMKPYYVIDVGFNLSFLATLGIILYNKKIKRVLYKLPTKINKGLSMTFSAQIFSMPYAMGTLNNISMFFIPGNLILVPIYSIVILIGNLAVLFYCSDIVFNIFSRVLNLLLIVIYGGTYLLLKITPNVVQYNYFYEVSILSIFLTYIFYKHGYKRIIYFPIFVMWFVLIYSIV, encoded by the coding sequence TTGGAGAGACCTTTAATCTATTATGCATTATCTATATATATAGCTTGTATTAGTTTAATGATTTTAGAAAATAGCGTTATAATGGCGATGATTTTAGTTATATTATTTTTTAGTATTCTATTTTTTACTATAGATATAAAATCATTTATATTAATTATAGGTTTTTTTCTAGTTGGATGTTTGAGTTTTTATACATATTTTAATGTTACCTTAGACAATAATAAAAATTTTGTTAGAATAATTCAAAACAAAAGAGGAGGTTATATAGGAAATTATAAAGGAAGAAAATTAGTGTTATTAGGAAAAATGAAAAATGTAAAAGAAGGAAATAGACTACTAGTAAGTGGAAATTTTATTTGTAAAAAAGATTATAGTAAAGGAATAATAGGGGAATATAAAGTTTATGACTATAAAATTATAAAAGCCGATTTTATAGAAAACTTATATATTTTTAGAGATAAGCTATATAAGAAGTATAATAAAATATTAGGTGTAAAAAAATCATCAATTATTATGGCGTGTTGTTATGGAGATACTAAATATTTATCTATAAATACTAAAGATGAAATAAATAAACTTGGAATATCTCACATAATTAGTGTGTCAGGATTACATATAGCATTAGTATACAAAATTTTAGAGAGAATTTTAGGAATTAAAATAGCTTTAATAATGTCTTTTGTGTATATGATGTTTACTGGTGCAAAAGCAGCCACTATTAGGGCTTATATTATGATAATAGTTTTAAAATTTTCTAAAGTTGTGTATAAAAACTATGATAGTTTGTCGTCACTTAGTTTAGCAGCTATAATATTACTTATAATGAAACCTTATTATGTAATAGATGTAGGATTTAATCTTTCTTTTTTAGCTACGTTAGGAATTATATTGTATAATAAGAAGATTAAAAGAGTTTTATATAAATTACCAACAAAGATTAATAAAGGGTTAAGTATGACTTTTAGTGCACAGATATTTTCTATGCCATATGCTATGGGAACTTTAAATAATATAAGTATGTTTTTTATTCCCGGAAATTTAATTTTAGTTCCAATTTATTCTATAGTAATTTTAATAGGAAATTTAGCAGTGTTATTTTATTGTAGTGATATAGTATTTAATATATTTTCAAGAGTTTTAAATTTATTATTAATCGTTATTTATGGTGGAACGTATTTGCTTTTAAAAATAACTCCTAATGTGGTACAATATAATTATTTTTATGAAGTATCTATTTTAAGTATTTTTTTAACATATATATTTTATAAACATGGATATAAAAGAATAATATATTTTCCTATTTTTGTTATGTGGTTTGTTTTAATATATAGCATTGTATAG
- the holA gene encoding DNA polymerase III subunit delta, producing MLDLFALENKLSKGEIDKFYVFCGSDEQSIRSNIDKIITKVVNKEFLELNYAQLDGMVVDMESIINACETLPLMSEKRVVVIYRANFLRDKVDKSAEKVFNALKKYIKDLPEDCVLIMYYIFENDREKESSKLKKIDKDATVVKFSKLKGMALQKRVAEIFKRKNKNITRADLALFCNTVENNMDIIENEVEKLCCYTIGRDITTKDISNVIIGKNDNDIFNLVDFVSQKKPQNSLDILNELVFKGESVTGILRMIQRQFKLIFDIKLSIEKGMNKDEISKELRLHPFICEKMMLQSKKFSISQLEKIFKLCIDTEKTLKSSSVNPKTELELLIINTVIV from the coding sequence TTGTTAGATTTATTTGCTTTAGAAAATAAATTAAGTAAAGGTGAAATAGATAAATTTTATGTGTTTTGTGGCAGTGATGAGCAAAGCATAAGGAGTAACATAGATAAAATAATAACTAAAGTTGTAAATAAAGAATTTTTAGAGTTAAATTATGCTCAATTAGATGGTATGGTAGTTGATATGGAGAGCATAATAAATGCTTGTGAAACTTTACCATTAATGAGTGAAAAAAGAGTTGTGGTTATATATAGAGCTAATTTTTTAAGAGATAAAGTAGATAAGAGTGCAGAAAAAGTTTTCAATGCTTTAAAAAAGTATATAAAAGATCTTCCGGAAGATTGTGTTTTGATAATGTATTATATTTTTGAAAATGATAGGGAGAAGGAAAGTTCTAAGCTAAAAAAAATAGATAAGGATGCTACTGTTGTAAAATTTTCTAAATTAAAGGGAATGGCACTTCAAAAAAGGGTGGCAGAGATTTTTAAAAGAAAAAATAAGAACATAACAAGAGCAGATTTAGCTTTGTTTTGTAATACAGTTGAAAATAATATGGATATAATTGAAAATGAAGTAGAAAAGTTATGTTGTTATACTATAGGTAGAGATATAACTACAAAGGATATATCTAATGTTATAATTGGAAAAAATGATAATGATATTTTTAACTTAGTAGACTTTGTATCACAAAAAAAGCCTCAAAATTCATTGGATATATTAAATGAGTTGGTATTTAAAGGTGAATCTGTAACTGGAATACTTAGAATGATTCAAAGACAGTTTAAGCTTATATTTGATATTAAACTTAGTATAGAAAAGGGTATGAACAAAGATGAAATATCAAAGGAATTAAGATTACATCCATTTATATGTGAAAAGATGATGTTACAAAGTAAAAAGTTTTCCATAAGTCAACTTGAGAAAATATTCAAATTATGTATAGATACTGAAAAGACTTTAAAAAGTTCATCTGTAAATCCAAAAACTGAATTAGAGTTACTAATAATAAATACAGTTATTGTATAA
- the rpsT gene encoding 30S ribosomal protein S20 encodes MANIKSAKKRIKVIETKTLRNKMIKSALKTKIKNFEVAVANNDLNEAKSAYTTVVKALDMAAAKGILHKNKAARKKSRLASKLSALNA; translated from the coding sequence ATGGCAAATATTAAATCAGCTAAGAAAAGAATTAAAGTTATCGAAACTAAAACACTTAGAAATAAAATGATTAAATCAGCTTTAAAGACTAAAATAAAGAACTTTGAAGTTGCTGTTGCTAATAATGATTTAAATGAGGCTAAATCTGCTTACACTACAGTTGTTAAAGCTTTAGATATGGCTGCAGCTAAAGGAATTCTACATAAAAACAAAGCTGCAAGAAAAAAATCAAGATTAGCTTCAAAATTAAGTGCATTAAACGCTTAA
- the gpr gene encoding GPR endopeptidase: MKNIRTDLAVEAKEIYEEENGKSIQGVEFDEDFESGVKLTDVRILDENGEKSMGKPIGRYITLELPELVNYDKDIMEDVSKVFANKLSSMINIDKSMTTLVVGLGNWNVTPDALGPKVISKLMITRHLRELVPDKIDENIRPVCALSPGVLGITGIETGEIIKAVVDKIKPNLIICIDALASRSTEKVNKTIQIGNTGISPGSGIGNKRMEISEKTLGIPVIAIGVPTVVHAVTLANDSIDLAIDAFINQSNKGSEFFKMLNSIDKVEKQSLLNEILYPYIGDMFVTPKEIDMIIDVLSKIIAGGINIALQPALELEDINKYLN; the protein is encoded by the coding sequence ATGAAGAATATAAGAACAGATTTAGCAGTAGAAGCTAAAGAAATTTATGAAGAAGAAAATGGTAAAAGTATTCAAGGGGTAGAGTTTGATGAAGATTTTGAATCTGGTGTTAAATTAACTGATGTTAGAATATTAGATGAAAATGGAGAAAAAAGTATGGGAAAACCAATTGGAAGATATATAACATTGGAATTACCTGAACTTGTAAACTATGATAAAGATATAATGGAAGATGTAAGCAAAGTATTTGCAAATAAATTATCTAGTATGATAAATATAGATAAAAGTATGACTACACTTGTAGTAGGTCTAGGTAACTGGAATGTGACTCCAGATGCTTTAGGACCTAAAGTAATTTCAAAATTAATGATAACTAGACATTTAAGAGAACTTGTACCAGATAAAATAGATGAAAATATAAGACCAGTATGTGCTTTATCTCCAGGAGTATTAGGCATTACAGGAATTGAAACTGGCGAGATAATAAAAGCAGTTGTAGATAAAATAAAGCCTAATTTAATCATATGCATTGATGCATTAGCATCTAGAAGTACTGAAAAAGTAAATAAAACAATTCAAATTGGAAATACAGGAATATCTCCAGGATCAGGTATAGGAAATAAGAGGATGGAAATTAGTGAAAAGACACTAGGAATACCAGTTATAGCTATAGGAGTTCCAACTGTAGTTCATGCTGTGACTTTAGCGAATGATTCAATAGACTTAGCTATAGATGCATTTATAAATCAATCAAATAAAGGAAGTGAATTTTTTAAGATGCTTAATTCTATAGATAAAGTTGAAAAACAATCATTACTTAATGAAATTTTGTATCCGTATATAGGAGATATGTTTGTAACACCAAAAGAAATTGATATGATTATTGATGTTTTATCAAAAATAATTGCAGGTGGAATAAATATAGCACTTCAACCAGCACTAGAATTAGAAGATATAAATAAATATTTAAATTAA
- a CDS encoding stage II sporulation protein P, whose protein sequence is MNFKKNNVYNIKTVCIFTFIALIVFSGLFAIIKKTCFTYKTPVNKVYSNILNSTIPMIKGENNKEENVVFKKSLAKIIGMNSKNSLSVLGREIAYLGSNDEYKKLEDDKNFIEKDPDHIFNEFTLNDDQVYVEENKSEKDGDMSTAPVFSKDLQKNMPSKPEVLIYHTHTCESYEPYAINTTDQSKSIVAVGDEIKKELDKYGVNVIHDKTVHDVVDYNNAYKYSRVTLKKYLKKYGDFKLIIDLHRDSVPKDIVTTSINGESVARFEFVMVRKNPHSEKNIQVAEKLKAISNKLYPGNKTCKSYNRGTWYYNYGKNLYSQDLSNNAILVEIGSHLNTLDEAKASSKYLSRIIAEYINGKN, encoded by the coding sequence GTGAACTTTAAAAAAAATAACGTATATAATATAAAAACTGTATGCATATTTACATTTATTGCCCTTATTGTTTTTAGTGGATTATTTGCAATTATAAAAAAGACTTGCTTCACATATAAAACTCCTGTAAATAAGGTATATTCAAACATACTAAATTCTACTATACCTATGATTAAGGGGGAAAATAACAAAGAAGAAAATGTAGTTTTTAAAAAGTCTTTAGCAAAAATTATTGGGATGAATAGTAAAAATTCATTAAGTGTACTTGGAAGAGAAATTGCGTATTTAGGATCAAATGATGAATATAAAAAATTAGAAGATGATAAGAATTTTATAGAGAAGGATCCAGATCATATATTTAATGAGTTCACCTTAAATGACGATCAAGTATATGTTGAGGAAAATAAATCAGAAAAAGATGGAGACATGAGTACAGCACCTGTATTTAGTAAAGATTTACAGAAAAATATGCCATCTAAACCAGAGGTACTTATTTATCATACACATACTTGCGAAAGTTATGAACCTTATGCTATAAATACTACTGATCAAAGTAAAAGTATTGTAGCTGTAGGCGATGAAATAAAAAAAGAATTAGATAAATATGGAGTTAATGTAATTCATGATAAAACAGTTCATGATGTTGTAGATTATAATAATGCCTATAAATATTCAAGAGTTACTTTGAAAAAATATCTAAAAAAATATGGTGATTTTAAGCTTATAATAGATTTGCATAGAGATTCAGTTCCTAAAGACATAGTAACTACCAGTATAAATGGGGAAAGTGTTGCTAGATTTGAATTTGTAATGGTAAGAAAGAATCCTCATTCAGAAAAAAACATACAGGTAGCTGAAAAGCTAAAAGCTATTTCAAATAAACTTTATCCAGGAAATAAAACTTGTAAGAGTTATAATAGAGGTACTTGGTATTATAACTATGGAAAGAATTTATACAGTCAAGATCTTAGTAATAATGCTATTTTAGTAGAAATAGGTTCTCACCTTAATACATTAGACGAAGCTAAAGCATCATCTAAATACCTATCTAGAATAATTGCTGAATATATAAATGGAAAGAATTGA
- the lepA gene encoding translation elongation factor 4: MQNDRKKRTRNFSIVAHIDHGKSTLADRLLEATGTLTQREMENQVLDKMELEKERGITIKSQAARLVYKRDNGEEYILNLIDTPGHVDFNYEVSRSLAACEGAILVVDATQGIQAQTLANCYLALDHDLEIVPVINKIDLPSARPDEVKEEIEDIIGIEAHDAPLVSAKTGLNIKDVLEAIVEKVPAPEGDEEAPLKALIFDSYYDSYKGVVCYVRVKDGVVKPGTKIRFMATNKEYEVTETGIFTPNFLPMKELRAGDVGYITASIKNLRDAAVGDTITEALRPAEEPLEGYRPAIPMVYSGIYPVDGAKYEELKEALEKLKLNDAALSYEPETSIALGFGFRCGFLGLLHMEIIQERIEREFNLDIITTAPSVIYNIYKRDGEKLQITNPTNMPDPTEIEKMEEPVVKASIITPSDYVGAVMELCQNKRGTFIDMEYIETTRVVVNYYIPLNEIIYDFFDMLKSKTKGYASLDYELNGYKQSKLVKLDMLLNGDVVDALSMIVPEESAYNKGRAIAEKLKEVIPRQMFEIPIQAAVGAKIIARETVKAMRKDVLAKCYGGDISRKRKLLEKQKEGKKRMRQIGSVEVPQEAFMSILKVD, translated from the coding sequence ATGCAGAATGATAGAAAAAAACGTACGAGAAACTTTTCGATAGTAGCACATATTGACCATGGTAAGTCTACACTTGCTGATAGATTATTAGAGGCTACAGGCACTTTGACCCAAAGAGAGATGGAAAATCAAGTACTTGATAAGATGGAACTTGAAAAAGAAAGAGGAATAACTATAAAATCTCAAGCAGCAAGATTGGTTTACAAAAGAGATAATGGTGAAGAGTACATATTAAATTTAATAGATACTCCAGGACATGTAGATTTTAACTATGAGGTTTCAAGAAGTTTGGCGGCATGCGAAGGAGCAATACTAGTAGTAGATGCAACTCAAGGAATACAAGCTCAGACCTTAGCAAATTGTTATCTTGCATTAGATCATGATCTTGAGATAGTTCCTGTTATAAATAAGATTGATTTACCTAGTGCAAGACCTGATGAAGTTAAAGAAGAAATAGAAGATATAATTGGAATAGAGGCACATGATGCTCCACTTGTTTCAGCTAAAACTGGCTTAAATATAAAGGATGTATTAGAGGCTATAGTTGAAAAGGTACCAGCTCCAGAAGGTGATGAAGAGGCTCCTTTAAAAGCATTAATATTTGATTCTTATTATGATAGTTATAAAGGTGTTGTGTGTTATGTAAGAGTTAAAGATGGTGTAGTTAAACCTGGAACTAAAATTAGATTTATGGCTACAAATAAAGAATACGAAGTAACGGAAACAGGTATATTTACACCGAACTTTTTACCTATGAAAGAACTTAGAGCTGGAGATGTAGGATATATAACTGCATCAATAAAGAATTTAAGAGATGCGGCAGTTGGTGATACTATAACAGAAGCTTTAAGACCAGCGGAGGAGCCACTAGAAGGATATAGACCAGCAATTCCAATGGTATATAGTGGTATTTACCCTGTTGACGGAGCCAAATATGAAGAATTAAAAGAAGCATTAGAAAAACTAAAATTAAATGATGCTGCATTATCTTATGAACCTGAAACATCTATAGCATTAGGATTTGGGTTTAGATGTGGATTTTTAGGATTACTTCATATGGAAATAATTCAAGAAAGAATAGAAAGAGAATTTAATTTAGACATTATAACTACTGCTCCATCAGTTATATACAATATTTATAAAAGGGATGGAGAAAAATTACAAATAACAAATCCTACAAATATGCCAGATCCAACTGAAATCGAAAAAATGGAAGAACCGGTGGTTAAAGCATCAATAATAACTCCGTCAGATTACGTAGGAGCAGTTATGGAATTATGTCAAAATAAAAGAGGAACATTTATTGATATGGAATATATAGAAACTACAAGAGTTGTTGTAAATTACTATATTCCATTAAATGAAATAATATATGACTTCTTTGATATGCTAAAATCTAAAACTAAAGGATATGCATCTTTAGATTATGAGCTAAATGGATACAAACAATCTAAATTAGTGAAATTAGATATGTTATTAAATGGTGATGTAGTAGATGCTTTATCAATGATAGTTCCAGAAGAGAGTGCATATAATAAAGGTAGGGCTATTGCGGAAAAATTAAAAGAAGTTATTCCAAGACAAATGTTTGAGATACCAATTCAAGCAGCTGTAGGGGCAAAAATTATAGCAAGAGAAACAGTAAAGGCTATGAGAAAAGATGTTCTTGCAAAATGTTATGGAGGAGATATTTCAAGAAAAAGAAAGCTTCTTGAAAAACAAAAAGAAGGTAAGAAAAGAATGCGTCAAATTGGTAGTGTAGAAGTACCACAAGAAGCATTTATGTCAATATTAAAGGTTGATTAA
- the hemW gene encoding radical SAM family heme chaperone HemW, with amino-acid sequence MNNDISLYIHIPFCKQKCLYCDFTSYCGKESQMLSYSKALSTEIDNIKDKKVKTIFIGGGTPTYLSLEGWNILKKSIDKLQKSEDLEFTVESNPKTFDKEKLEILKSMGVNRISIGLQAWQNKHLKALGRIHTREEFLKSYNMARKVGFENINVDLMFGIPNQSFDEWKETLNEIIKLNPEHLSCYSLIIEEDTPFYNLYENQKINLPSEELERKMYWYTLKFLKEKGYHQYEISNFSKENKECRHNLVYWNLNEYIGCGVAAHSYSQGYRYNNSGKIEEYIKLIENNQSPIVEKVRNSLKSDIEEFIFMGLRKIKGISIEEFHKRFKKSIYELYSDVIAKHKSNGLIIEYNGYLFLSDKGVEVSNYIMSDFLLD; translated from the coding sequence ATGAATAATGATATTTCATTATATATTCATATTCCCTTTTGTAAGCAGAAGTGTTTGTATTGTGATTTTACATCATATTGTGGTAAAGAATCGCAGATGTTATCATATTCTAAGGCACTTTCAACAGAAATAGATAATATAAAAGATAAAAAAGTAAAAACAATTTTTATAGGTGGGGGAACTCCCACCTATTTATCTTTAGAGGGATGGAATATATTAAAAAAAAGTATAGATAAATTACAAAAGAGTGAGGATTTAGAGTTTACTGTAGAAAGTAATCCTAAAACATTTGATAAAGAAAAGTTAGAAATTTTAAAGTCTATGGGAGTAAATAGAATAAGTATAGGGCTTCAGGCTTGGCAGAATAAGCACCTTAAAGCTTTAGGGAGAATACACACAAGAGAAGAATTTTTAAAAAGTTATAATATGGCAAGGAAAGTTGGGTTTGAAAACATTAATGTAGATTTAATGTTTGGAATTCCAAATCAAAGTTTTGATGAATGGAAAGAAACTTTAAATGAAATAATAAAATTAAATCCAGAACATTTATCTTGTTATAGTCTAATTATTGAAGAAGATACTCCTTTTTATAATTTATATGAAAATCAAAAGATTAATTTACCTAGTGAAGAGTTAGAAAGGAAAATGTATTGGTATACATTAAAATTTTTAAAAGAAAAGGGATATCATCAATATGAGATTTCTAATTTTTCAAAAGAAAATAAAGAATGTAGACATAATTTAGTTTATTGGAATCTTAATGAATACATAGGATGTGGCGTAGCGGCACATTCATATAGCCAAGGGTATAGATATAATAATTCGGGTAAAATAGAAGAATATATAAAGCTTATAGAAAATAATCAAAGTCCTATTGTAGAAAAAGTAAGGAATTCTTTAAAAAGTGATATAGAAGAATTTATATTTATGGGACTTAGAAAAATAAAGGGAATATCAATAGAAGAATTTCATAAAAGATTTAAAAAATCAATTTATGAATTATATAGTGATGTTATAGCTAAACATAAATCAAATGGTCTTATAATTGAATATAATGGATATCTGTTTTTATCTGATAAAGGAGTAGAAGTTTCTAACTATATTATGAGTGATTTTTTACTAGATTAA
- the hrcA gene encoding heat-inducible transcriptional repressor HrcA yields MDFNMDERKIRILQAIIQDYIITGEPVGSRTIAKKYDLGVSSATIRNEMSDLEEMGLIEQLHTSSGRKPSDMGYRLYVDKLIKLSSLTPEEELKIKSQLITEALYEVDEIVKKSIVLLSELTNLTCIVKTTSVRTSSIKLIKLVQIDINTILAVIITQNGMINNNVIRVNKTIDSNILQKFSNFLNDKLYNLTIQDINLKVVNELKSGLTGYEDIFDAIITALYDALNKCDNSKIYYKGATNIFNYPEYNDIEKARQFLALLDDKKVLDKLLTIDDNIAKDDMKISISIGRENLIKDAQDCSILSANYSLGKQTLGTIGVIGPTRMQYSKIISLLTQFIRILNDNIGQIYEDR; encoded by the coding sequence ATGGATTTTAATATGGATGAAAGAAAGATTAGAATATTACAAGCGATTATCCAAGATTATATCATCACTGGTGAGCCTGTTGGTTCTAGGACCATAGCCAAAAAATATGATTTGGGAGTAAGTTCAGCGACTATAAGAAATGAAATGTCTGATTTAGAAGAAATGGGACTTATAGAACAATTACATACTTCATCAGGAAGAAAACCTTCAGATATGGGGTATAGACTTTATGTAGATAAACTTATTAAACTATCAAGTTTAACACCAGAAGAAGAATTAAAAATAAAAAGCCAACTCATTACTGAGGCACTGTATGAAGTAGATGAAATAGTTAAGAAGTCTATAGTATTATTATCTGAACTTACAAATTTAACTTGTATAGTGAAAACTACTTCTGTAAGAACTAGCTCTATTAAATTAATAAAATTAGTGCAAATAGATATTAATACAATTCTTGCAGTTATAATAACACAAAATGGCATGATAAATAATAATGTAATAAGAGTGAATAAAACTATAGATAGTAATATTTTGCAGAAGTTTTCTAATTTTCTTAATGATAAGCTATATAATTTAACAATACAAGATATAAATTTAAAAGTTGTAAATGAACTAAAAAGTGGTTTGACTGGATATGAAGATATATTTGATGCAATTATTACTGCTTTATATGATGCTTTAAATAAGTGCGATAATAGTAAAATCTATTATAAAGGAGCAACTAATATATTTAATTACCCAGAATATAATGATATAGAAAAAGCAAGACAATTTTTAGCCCTGTTAGATGATAAGAAAGTATTAGATAAACTATTAACTATAGATGATAATATTGCGAAAGATGATATGAAGATATCTATAAGCATAGGAAGAGAAAACCTAATAAAAGATGCTCAAGACTGTAGTATACTTTCTGCTAATTATAGCTTGGGTAAACAGACATTAGGTACTATAGGGGTCATAGGTCCTACAAGGATGCAATATTCTAAAATTATATCATTACTTACACAGTTTATCAGAATACTTAATGATAATATTGGGCAAATATATGAAGATAGGTAG
- the grpE gene encoding nucleotide exchange factor GrpE: MIILGKYMKIGRGEGMIKDENEKKFKDENEEVEEVLEEKTTEDQSKEEFNEQSEDVSKEVNNEEVNEEKSEEDVVKSLKDENIELKSENKKLQNELKALQDRLSRINSEYENFRNRTEREKKEIYNDSCSDVLKHILPVFDNLERAMIAEGNEEDLKKGIEMTMKQFERAFEKLEIEELPSEGQFDPNYHNAIMHIEDDNYEKNQIVEVFQRGFKRKDKVLRFSMVKVAN; this comes from the coding sequence ATGATAATATTGGGCAAATATATGAAGATAGGTAGAGGTGAGGGCATGATAAAAGATGAAAATGAAAAGAAATTTAAAGACGAAAATGAAGAAGTAGAAGAAGTATTGGAAGAAAAAACAACTGAAGATCAGTCTAAAGAAGAATTTAATGAACAATCTGAAGATGTTTCTAAAGAAGTTAATAATGAAGAAGTTAATGAAGAGAAAAGTGAAGAAGATGTTGTTAAATCTTTAAAAGATGAAAATATAGAATTAAAATCAGAAAATAAAAAGTTGCAAAATGAATTAAAAGCTCTACAAGATAGACTTTCAAGAATAAATTCAGAATATGAAAATTTTAGAAATAGAACTGAAAGAGAGAAAAAAGAAATATATAATGATTCTTGTTCAGATGTTCTAAAACATATTCTACCTGTATTTGATAATTTAGAAAGAGCTATGATAGCTGAAGGTAATGAAGAAGATCTTAAAAAAGGTATAGAAATGACTATGAAGCAATTTGAAAGAGCTTTTGAAAAACTAGAAATTGAAGAATTGCCTTCAGAAGGACAATTTGATCCTAATTATCATAATGCTATAATGCATATAGAAGATGATAATTACGAAAAAAATCAAATAGTAGAAGTATTTCAAAGAGGATTTAAAAGAAAAGATAAAGTTTTAAGATTTAGTATGGTAAAAGTTGCCAATTAA